Part of the Penaeus vannamei isolate JL-2024 chromosome 9, ASM4276789v1, whole genome shotgun sequence genome is shown below.
tacacatgcatatatgtatatatacacatgtatatatgtatatatacacatgcatatatgtatatatacacatgtatatatgtatatatacacatgcatatatgtatatatacacatgcatatatgtatatatacacatgcatatatgtatatatacacatgtatatatgtatatatacacatgcatatatgtatatatacacatgtatatatgtatatatacacatgcatatatgtatatatacacatgtatatatgtatatatacacatgtatatatgtatatatacacatgtatatatgtatatatacacatgtatatatgtatatatacacatgtatatatgtatatatacacatgtatatatgtatatatacacatgtatatatgtatatatacacatgtatatatgtatatatacacatgtatatatgtatatatacacatgtatatatgtatatatacacatgtatatatgtatatatacacatgtatatatgtatatatacacatgtatatatgtatatatacacatgtatatatgtatatatacacatgtatatatgtatatatacacatgtatatatgtatatatacacatgtatatatgtatatatacacatgtatatatgtatatatacacatgtatatatgtatatatacacatgtatatatgtatatatacacatgtatatatgtatatatacacatgtatatatgtatatatacatgtatatatgtatatatacatgtatatatgtatatatacacatgtatatatgtatatatacatgtatatatgtatatatacatgtatatatgtatatatacatgtatatatatatatatatatatatatatatatatatatatatatacacacatgtatatatgtatatatacatatacatgtatatatgtatatatacatatacatgtatatatgtatatatacatatatgtatatatgtatatatacgtatttgtatatatgtatatatacgtatatgtatatacgtatatatgtgtatatgcatatatgtgtgtatatatatatatatatatatatatatatatatatatatatatatacataggtacatatgtatatttgtatatatacatatatgtatatatacatatatgtatctatgcatacatgtatatacatatttttacatatatgtatatatatacatatcggtatacgcatatatatacatatatgtatgtgtgtatatgtttatgtatatgtgcgggcacgcacacacgcacgcacacgcacacgcacacacacgcacgcacgcacgcacgcacgcacacacatacacacacacacacacacacacacacacacacacacacacacacacacacaaacacacacaaacacacacaaacacactcattcatacactcattcactcactcattcactcactcactcactcactcactcactcactcactcactcactcactcactcactcactcactcactcactcactcactcactcactcactcactcactcactcactcactcactcactcactcactcactcactcactcactcaaaccctATATACTAAGAATTCATAAGACAGTCCAGCATACTCACCCCCTGCAGCTCAAGATCCAATTCAAACAGATTGTCTCCCCCAAACACAATGTAGGCCTTGAGTCTGATGGGGTTCACCTCTACATATGTGGTAGCAGGTACAGAGAGCTTGGCATAAACTGACACAATAACATGAGTGCCAGTCTGGTGCCAGTCGTAGCGACAGGAGGCAACTTTTCTAGCTTCCTaattggaaaataaaataaaataaaataaattatatatctacatacatatctagatattcatatatagctataacaatgctaataatgaagagCAAAATTCATGTCAATATACAAGTCAATAAATCATCAAATACTTAGGTACCAGTTAaagtattattaatttttttactgAATGaaaccctatccctttccctataACTTTAACCATTTGATTAAGttaataaatgtatctatgtactGTCTAATGTGTtgttttattaattctatttacTCATAGATGGTTTCACATGCCATTCATCACAAAGGAGTTAGTTACCAGTCATCTTACCCCTTTCCTTCAACACTCATGAAGAAAATTAATTTAtttctatgactattattactggtattgaggttataatagtaatgacaaggataatgataacttcataaatttattttttcttctagaaATTCAAATAATGGGGTAAAAAGACAAGTTCAAGTATGCCTAGTAAATTGACTCTCTGGTGACTATGGAACCATCAAAGTGTAAAGAAAATTATCAAGTAAAAACACACTGGCCAGTACATGTAGCATCAACCATTGGGTTTATTTCTATCCTGAATAGAGAAGAGCCTTTCACTGTATACCATCAAAAATCAAATGACAATATTCATATTGTAATTGGATTTTTGATggaatacaatatacatattgtACCATCAGACTTCAATTCAAGACACTCTAGGTCAAAAATGCATTGCAAGAAAGACAATATGCTAACTTACTGTTTTGATCCAACAGTGGTGGCCAGTGGAGCAGCCGACCTGTTCAAGGAACTCAGAAAAATCTGTAGACTTCTTTTTACAACAGCTCCAATACTTAAGGCCCTCATGGAATACAGGAACTCCAGGATGGTACTTGCATAATTCTAAGTTGCTATGCTCACCTTCATACTCCTGAAAATCCAAAGTCACTGTTAAAAAATACAATTCTTAAATCTTCTTTCACTAACATATCCCAACTGAATGTTGCTTCACTGgaacacacagagaaatataaaCCCACAGGATCTGGGTAATatgaccatcatgtcatgaaaatcTTTGGCTGAGGGCTAGGTGATGGGAATGACTCGCCCCAAGTGCACAAAGCTGTTTGGAAGAAGTGGGCATTTAGGACGGGGCTCTCAAGTGTAGAATGTAACATCCACAAGCCATGGCTGGAAGACtactggctccagggaggacactttTTACATACTCAGGATTCTATTCCTGCACACACTGCTCAACAGCACAGAATATATAACAGAATATTGAAtaattcaaaaatattttttaaatgacACAACTAACCAATGTtacttattgctgttgttattgcagaGTTGTCAACTACTTAGCAAGATCATATAGAGTTTGTGCAAGTTGGCACAAAAGGgacttttgcattattcccatccaTAAACGACTGTGGAATATAATGTCCATGAGCCATGAATGGAAAAGTGTCAGTTCCAGGGAAGATGCCATTACCTTGCTAAGCATCCTATTCCTGGTCACTGACTGGTGAGGCAGGTTGTATTATAGAAAATTTAATATTACTAAAAAAATTAatgttacttttctttcttttttgcactaCGTTATGGACTAATTACAggaatgatatggagtctgtatgaagaaaacagtctattaccatcttattaaagcaaatcaaatgataaatatgaaaattagAATACAGCAAAAAAGCTAAGAACACTTatcacaaaaacagaaaataaaattgcAAAGGGGAGGTATAGTGTTGTCAATGCACACAAGTGCTCATGTGAGCCAGGGCTACAAGCCCTGGCTCATCAGACCCATCAGAGCAGTCACTCATGTCagcctaatgcctgtattttgggccatgtgattgCCATGAAGCAACCAGATCAAAGGGATTAATAATTTATCTTTTGATATCTCTACATTATCAAGAGTTATGTTGTAATAATACCATAaatcatgatactaatgaaatgttgcattattaaattatttacaAAATTTGTTCATCTCTAATGTTTTGGCTGGAAAATGTCTATAATGCTGCATTGCTTACAGCTTGACTATGAAAGTCTATAAAACTGGCAGTTCAATGTGGTTATCTGTTTTCTACAATGATAACCAGATGGGAAACTGACTTTGTATATGAATAATAGATCATTTTATTTTATAGCAGATAACTAACCTTCCAGTCATCTTGtataacagaataacaaaaagatagatgtatattgtaaaaaaaaaaaaaaaaaaaaaaaaaaaaaaaaaaaaaaaaaaaaatcctcctccgAGTTACTACAGCATGGCATGAGCACATGACGGTACACTCCATATAGACCTGGGGTCTTGACATTGTTTACAAATGTATTTACCCATTTCTCAAATTCGGTATTTGTAATGAAATATCTAACAAGGCAGTGATTACATAATATCCTCATTCATACTTGAACCATATGCAAGATTAAACCAAGGACACTTTCTTTCATTACCTGAATGAAGTTTCTCTTCTCAGTCCTTTCAGTAAGGTCTAAAACTTTTTTCCCCCCATTGAAACCAAGACACTGCAGAAAAAACTCACCCCTTTGCAGCCGTTATTTTTGCAACTCTCGCCAATCTTCACACCATCAATAGAGGtttcgatctcctcctcctccacttcctctgctTTCAGTTCttctttggctttcttttctAAAGCCTATTGGGAaatgaagagcaagaaagaatatAGCATTAACTAATATATTCCTAAGGTCACAAAAACAAAATCTGAAAATATTTGTTAAAATGGCTAATCCTCTCCTTCACTGACTTTGAAACAGTTTATAgcccagaaagacaaacagaattgTCAACATCTACAACTACTTATAATAAACAAATTATGACTAAGGGAAAGCTGTCAACAAGAACAATCTATAAAATCCACATGGAATAAATCATACAGATATCCTTAACTCTTTTAGCCTCTCCTCACACCATCTCCTCATACCTGCCGTAATGACTGGGAGACTGTGACAGGAAGGCGGGTTGTGGGGGTCTCAAATGGAGGTCTTGGGAGTGCAGGTGCATCCTTGCGTGCCTCCACGGTGATGACCTCGTCTTTGGTGGCCGGGTCAATCTTGGGTTTCTGCTGCTCCACTGGCTTCTCTGGATTGTGCTGCCCTTTTGCACACCCCTGGAACATTGGTGtttcatgaaccgtattcatgacaaatgtggaaaggtatgaatgagaacgaatatcttcactatacaagatatgtatttaaccagtttcaattatatcttcgaaatcggttaaatacatctcttgtattgtgaagatattcgttctcattcatacctttccacattggtGTTTCATGTATTACAGGCTATTATAATGTATTGCAATAACAttggaagacaaaaataaataaattccaggGAAAACTTGGGCGATGAATGCCATATAAAATCTATCCAAGATTTaggttaaaaaaggaaaagatcatatgcacagaaaaataaataaataaaaaataacaaaaagaacaacaacaataatagtaatatcaaaaacaataaataaaaagaataataatcattataataatatcaagaataataatattgacaataataacaataataatgatgatgatgataataataataataataataataataataataataacaataataataataataataataataataataataataataataataataataataataataacaacaataataacaacaacaataataataataataacaacaataataataataataataataataaaaacaacaacaataataataataataacaataacaataacaataacaataagaatgataataataataataataataaaaacaacaacaataataataataataacaataacaataacaataagaatgatgataataataataataataataataataataataataataataataataataataataataataataataataataataataataataataataataataataataataataataatgacaacaataattattattattatcataatcataattataataatattatccttaataataaaaatattatcaaaaataagAATCATATTAATcactgacaatgacaatgataatgatgataataataatgatgacaaggataatgatgataatattaatgataatattaatgataataatcataataatgataatgataatgataataataatgataataataattattattataataatagcaattattatcataattataataataataataataataataataataataataataataataataataataataataataataataataataacaataataacaataataataataatatcaataataataataacaaaaataataataatgataataaaaacaatgataataatgatgatgatagctgtGGTGGTggttcattataataatgaaaaataatttgaataaatctttatcaaaaccatcatcatcaatatcattatcattaatactattgctatCGTCAACAACTCTACAAGACATGAAATACAACATGAATGAATTTTCCACATTTCAAAAAAGGAAGATGTCCGAGCCACTCACTTTGGTATTTAGGAAAGTGGTGAAGTCTGTACTTCTCTTGTTACAGCAGGACCAGCCTTTGTACGCATCGTGAAAGATTGGGGCCCCTGGGTGGTACTGGCAGGCCTCTGAAATCAAAGACAGGGCATCAGTTAAATCTGGCTTTGAAactattcttttatttaattacgaataattaaaaacaaatgTGCCAAAGGTATGTCagtaaaacaaaagtaaatacattttatattttcccTATCTTCACCAtccttcagacagacagacagacagacagacagacagacagacagacagacagacagacagacagacagacagacagacagacagacagacagacagacagacagacagacagacagacagacagacagactgacagactgacagacagacagacagacagacagacagacagacagacagacagacagacagacagacagacagacagactgactgactgactgactgactgacactctctctctctctctctctctctcttttaatatgtATAACAAGATGAAACTCAGGAGCACCAAGTGGACTTTGTTTTCTGCaatattttccctttatttgcAGCATTGCTGCTGATTATTTCTTCACTAACTACTGCAGCTTTAGTCCTCTACAAGATAATGATCTTCAATTTGCCATACCTTATTGCATGTATACCATACAGATTAACAAGAACTTCAATCCATCAGAACAATAGAAGACTTGTTTCAGTGttaaaataatattcatttcaCACATTGGGGATAGACTGCAATGTTGTCAGTTAGCAAATGATACCAATTTACTCTTTTTATCATACTATATATAGACTTCCATACAACTAGTTCTCTATTTTGCCCAAGACTAGTAAACAAAGAATCAGATTGAGTTTTAGGAGATCTGTGAGCAAGTGACTTGAGAAAACTCCTTTACTTtcaaaattaaacaaaatgaaaGGCACACAATGAATTAGAAAATGAATAATTCCTACAGCAgcaggtatatataaaaaaacacaatacacagcCATGGAGTGTTTACATTGCTTTTGgcatctttttcatttatttatggtaTTATCAATCATGTCTGCAGACTATTTCTTGTACCGACATCTGCAACTTCAACTTGCCCTAGTTTAGTGCATCCACACCGTAAAGTTTAACCTATATTGTATTAATGAACATTCCATGGTAACTGAAAATAACTATCACTATCTTAGATATGCATCTGAGAAAGATCACTCTTATTTACATGGTACAGCTGTAGCCGCAGCTGGAAATTTAGACGCATGACCGATAAATCGGCTGTGCACATCAAACTGTCCAATTTCGCATATACCTTGGGATGTATGCAAGCTCTGTCTCTCAGATTACAGATGACTGACATTCAATTTCCAGTTCCTAGTACTAGTACTTATAAAATTTACCTCCCAGTTCTCAAGAAttagaaaaccaaaacaaagaaaattaatgtAATGGTCATACACAGATGCAGGTAGCAACCTCAATATACAGTGTAAAGTAAAGGTAAGCTCACAAGTATTTCTTGAAGTTCATGGATCTACACTGTGCATTGACTGAGGCTTTGACATTGGCCAGAGTCTGTCAATTCACTAATCTCTGCTTCTTGAAATTTTGCAGTCTTGATCAAATAGTGTTCAAACCTAGGCCTCTTCCATCATGCCCTAGGCTtcgatcaaaccccaaatcaaagCACAAGTAAACAATCTAGAAAAAGGGCGAGGATTTCACCAAGTTTTGAGTTTGCCGGTAAGCTATGGTGGATACGgtcataataatattagtaggtCATTCTAGATCACCTATACCAGTCTAGTAGAGAGTCTGTATATTAACTACCCAAATCACctaagaaaatgggaaacggaTGATATGTTTCTTAAAATAGATGAAAAGTCACTttacttaccatcattattctcctcaGGGTTGAACTTCAGTCCACATCCCTTATTGTAGCACTGTAACAAGGCCATCGTCACTTGAAAAGTTACCCAGGCGAGAATTAAGTCGGCGAAACACCAGAATTATTAGTTATCGTTTACCAGTGGTGAGAAGTAAGTCAGCAAATCATACGATAATAGTAAGACAGTCCGAACACTCTACTCCTTGACTCCTTACTGATGAAAACATGAGTCTGCTCCGTCCGTTAGGCTGGGCTGTGCCTTGCTTTGTTATTTATAGTTCGGGGTATTTGTTATAAAAAATTTACCTACTCCTTTGATTACAAGTTATTATTAGGCATAACATTAAATATTCTATGATTAAAACAGTTTAAATACGAAGAATAAATAACACTATAATTATAAATAACAAGTTGAAGCCAAAGCCGTCATgcagggaaataaaaaaagaaggcacGGGAGCGTACTATCAAACCTTATCCAGAATATTCTAGATTTATTAAACAACTAAAACAAGATGCTTTCCTAATCATTCAAGAACCCTCCCTTTTATTTCATCTAAATTTCTGGACACTTCTGAGTGCAGTGCGAGTTATCTGAAGTATCTTGTGTCTAAAAATAATACTGCGTTTTGCACGTGGACTTCCTACATTACTaaatatcaatttctttattaGGCAAAGTCGCAACCTATAGTAAAACATATTATTGCTTGTAAACGCTTCCTAAGTAAAATAAACACTCATTTTAATGTACCGACTCTTAGTATTTTTCTGTTGTAAATGTGCCGATCATTTTACTCTTCTGATTCTGTTTTTTGTCCCTATGATAACGATGGTtgaatggcgatggtgatgacggCTATAGCAATCGTCTTCATTACAGTAGCATTGCTAATAAGACTGATAAAGTCAACAgctataatggtgaaaatagtgataatgatgataatgataatactaataccaatattactgttattactactactattaataattataataataacgatattagttacaatgataataatagcaataatgataatgataacaatgataatgacaataaaaataacaaaattataataataacaaaaataatgattatatatatacatacatacatctgtgtgtatgtatgcgtgtgtgagtgcgtgagtgtgagtctgtgtgtgtgtgtgtgggggggggggggtagttatggtgatgatggcaatattcattatccttataatagcattgataataataatgttaataacaacaggaataacagctatattcatgatgatgacgatgatgataaaataataatgataataatgatgatgataatgacaccaccaccaataacaatatgataataataataataatgatgataatagctatagtaataatgataatgataatgacaataattataataaagctaatgatgatgatgatgatgaagatgatacatacacacacacacaaacacgcacacatatatgtttatatacacacacacatatgcatgtgtgtgcgtgtatgtgcatctacataaacatagatggatgcatatatatatatatatatatatatatatatatatatatatatatatatatatatatatgtgtgtgtgtgtgtgtgtgtgtgtgtgtgtgtgtgtgtgtgtatgtatatttgtataaacacacacacacaaatatatagtacATACCAGCGAAAAAAACACTGGTCCCGCAATCACCAAATGTTCCATCGTATGCATAAAGACTGGAATTAAatgaacacaaataaaaataaatcttctTCTCAAGTAACCTACTTCCTTGGCTTTCTTAGAGTACTATAGAGCTCGTGCATCTATTTTTAGCGCTGTACaccacgcacgaacacacacagacacacttcttGGCTGTGcgtgtagaaagaaagagatatgaatgATCTCGAATATccaaatgcaaatatataaataaatagatataaatatctaaaaaaatgaatatggatatctaaataaatcaaataaatacctaaataaataaatatgaatatctaaatagatagatataaatatcttaataaatgaatatagatatcgaaataagtaaatatgaatatctaaataaataaataaaaatatctacataaatagatataaatacctaaataaataaataaaaatatctacataaataaacataaacatctaAACCGCAGATCTATTCATCTCGTTTCGATTATTGAGAGACAAATACATCTCCCGTTGTTAAGATATCTTTTCAttcatatgtggaaaggtatgaatgagaatatcttaATACAAGAGATctgtttcatgtatttctgacgaatgtATAGTCGAAactgatcaaatacatctcttgtattgtgaatatattcgttctcattcatacttttccacattcgtcaacatgaatacggttcattttcattcacgtattttttctgcatttgtcgCAATGAAAGTTTTTTTCAGCCTCGGACAAATTTCGTGCATTAACGAATGGGAAGAAGAACAGACGGGAAAATTATATGAAGGTAATATTGACATTATCAAATTCATTGTTGAGGTTCTGGGTATAGTGACTTTCATTGTTATGcttgtactattactattaatgataatgctaacgatgatagtgaggatgataatgatacgcagggtaatgataataatgataatgatatacagaataatgataatgataatgataatgatatacataataatgatgatgatgatgatgtacacaataatgataatgataataatgaatactggaattataataataatgataatgatactaatactaatactaatgcgaataataatgataatgacaataacaataataataacaatagtagtaatgataataataatgatagtgataacattaactgtgaaaataatagaaataatggtaacactattactactaataataataacaacaataacaatagataatcgttattatcaccattgtcattatcattattgctatcattaccattatcattaatattatcattatcattattattacaatcattatggttgttatacttattattttcTAGCTGTTATCTCCagtgctatcattaccattattacattcattatcattgccaccttcatcaacattttcattgcttttgttactatcatcattgctgttattaacgtcattattacaattatcattagtattagtgttagtatcatcattgtcattgttatcattatcattattactattatccatatCAATACGgacgttattaccatcattaatattatcatggctattgctgttgtcattattatgattactatcatcgttattatcatgatcataattattctttTGACGCAAtttctgtttattatctttatgttgttatcattatcattattgccattaattattactactatcatcatcatcattagtactttgctaatatctttttcattagcattatgatttcCAGTATggtcattgtcataattactattactattattatcatcatcagctatCATttcactattactactgttgttatcgatatcgatatcattattatcacaattatcattgtcattacttccatcattatcattactgctcttgaccttttcattatcattacgatgttataattattgtcgccgtcattgttatcattcttgttgctattataatatttacctttatcgttattattaacattattgttaccatatttttttatcattaccgttattatatcaataatcattattgatattgttattttcattgcatctacaatcactattactattatcaatatcattatcattgttattgttattattgctattatcattgtcgttgttttgATAACAATAtctgtagcattatcattatcattatcttcataatcattatcataattattcctataattatcatGGTTATGCTGTGATGTATTGTACACTAATCACGGCTACCGATCACTAAATTGGTACAGAATTCGGGTAATGAGTCAGGAAGTTAATCAGCTATTTAATAGGCACTTGCTCCACTAATGGCCTGGATCGGATAGCCATAAGACAAAACGAGTAATCTTGGTGAGCtacgaaccgtatccatgttgacaaatgtggaaaaggtatgaatgagtggatatcttcacaatacaagagatgcatttaaccggtttcgattacgtcttcgtcaggaATACATCATTTATTTCtaacgaagacgtaatcgaaaccggtcaaatacatctctttgtattgtgaagatatcatgtatttctgacgaagacgtaatcgaaaccggtcaaatacatctcttgtattgtgaagatatcatgtatttctgacgaagacgtaatcgaaaccggtcaaatacatctcttgtattgtgaagatatccagtctcattcatatcttttccacATTGACGAGCTACACTTATCCGAGCGAAGTTGTTACCAGATGGGCTCAGGAGGAACAGCCCTGGGAAACTCTACGGGAACGACACGCCCAGTTTCGATTACGTTGGCCAGggatatacataataatgatgagggaTAGGCAGCGGGATCGATGTCGTCCTCTACGCATTaatggaagtaggagggaggtCGATATTAAATGGATAATAGCCACTATTGGATTTTGGTTAGTACTATCGAGAGGACTTGAATATATATGGCCTTTTCTACAGTTGTCTACATGTATGTTTCGACGACTTAAATTTCCTAAAGGGTAAAGTGTTAGGTTTAATAAGCGTCTGTTGTCGATTCCCAGGAGTCGATGAACGATCGAGGAACACGAGAATGGACTGACAGATGGAGAACGTTGTCGATCTGTGATAAGGGCAACAGAAAGTTTTGTTATTGTAACTTATAAGGAATTTTGTAAGCGCTGTAGTCTCGAAGGTAGTCAGTTACCCTATTTGGCTTAAGGCTAAAGCATTTTTTCCTACGCTTATAAGCACGTGCTTAGGAATGGCATTTGGAAAAACAACAGAATTTGCGTAAGAAAGAACGATGGCGATAGAAATATTGGATAACTGCCTGACTAAAGACACAAGAATAATGTCATCAATGAACAAAGGTATCTCGGGGGCAGCTTCAATCCCCAATGATGCATCACGATGACTAGAAAAAAACTGGATGCtctggtcaaaaaaaaaaaaaaaaaaaaaaaaaaaaaaaaaaatatatatatatatatatatatatatatatatatatatatatatatattatatatatatatatatatatatatatatatatatatatatatatatatatataatgttgacgGTTATAATCTTCCACAAATTTCTATGACGATGTATCAATTCATCGTTTCAGCGAATGA
Proteins encoded:
- the mora gene encoding cysteine and histidine-rich domain-containing protein 1, with protein sequence MALLQCYNKGCGLKFNPEENNDEACQYHPGAPIFHDAYKGWSCCNKRSTDFTTFLNTKGCAKGQHNPEKPVEQQKPKIDPATKDEVITVEARKDAPALPRPPFETPTTRLPVTVSQSLRQALEKKAKEELKAEEVEEEEIETSIDGVKIGESCKNNGCKGEYEGEHSNLELCKYHPGVPVFHEGLKYWSCCKKKSTDFSEFLEQVGCSTGHHCWIKTEARKVASCRYDWHQTGTHVIVSVYAKLSVPATTYVEVNPIRLKAYIVFGGDNLFELDLELQGLIDPAQSSVTLAASKVEIKLRKGEPKSWKNLYIERELPSENKTDDEKAEEVEMEERVDAIDLSDI